A window of the Acidobacteriota bacterium genome harbors these coding sequences:
- a CDS encoding Na(+)/H(+) antiporter subunit D, translating into MASELILHPAFLVLLGVVVLPLVPPAARGKVLPLFPLAALGVCWNLSADHSFSVEFLEYRLSVLQVDRLSRIFGIVFSLIGFAGGLFALHLRDVRQQLAALLYAGSALGLVFSGDWLTLFLFWELTAVSSTVLIWSRPGTGSGVGLRYLLVHLFGGSLLLAGILGQVQTTGGIALQLLEAGRLSSWLILGGIAVNAAIPPLHAWLSDAYPKATVTGAVFLSAFTTKSAVYLLARVAPGWEILITLGVIMALYGVIFAVLANNIREILAYHIISQVGYMVAGVGIGTPLALNGAVAHAFSHILYKALLFMGAGMVLHATGRSRLTELGGLAGKMPLTLWLYMVGAFSISGFPLFNGFISKSMVVSAALDARYQTAYLLLVLASVGTFLSIGLKLPYFTWFGRSPQESGVSRPPINMHLAMGLLALLCIGFGVFPSLLYAELPYGASYRPYTIPHLVESIQLLAATFFGFWWFRSRLAGQPTLTLDTDWFYRRPAGWVRRCLVGGVSQLFERADAGILAGIGWLAPKFRDPSLWFGRRAEPEQEPAISSDDPDATRPELEFAVTLVLLSVLLFTAAAFFR; encoded by the coding sequence ATGGCGAGTGAGCTGATCCTGCATCCGGCTTTCCTGGTGCTGCTGGGGGTCGTTGTCCTGCCCCTGGTTCCCCCTGCGGCCAGAGGGAAGGTTCTTCCGCTCTTTCCGTTGGCCGCCCTCGGGGTGTGCTGGAACCTTTCCGCCGATCACAGCTTTTCCGTTGAGTTCCTGGAATACCGTTTGTCGGTCCTGCAAGTGGACCGATTAAGCCGGATTTTCGGCATCGTCTTCTCGCTGATCGGCTTCGCCGGGGGCCTTTTCGCCCTTCATCTCAGGGATGTTCGCCAACAGCTTGCCGCCTTGCTCTATGCCGGCAGCGCGCTGGGCCTGGTCTTCTCCGGGGATTGGCTGACCCTCTTCCTCTTCTGGGAACTGACTGCCGTTTCCTCGACGGTTCTGATCTGGTCCCGGCCGGGGACGGGATCCGGGGTGGGGCTGCGTTATCTGTTGGTCCACCTGTTTGGAGGCAGCCTGTTGCTGGCCGGGATCCTGGGCCAAGTGCAAACCACCGGGGGCATTGCCCTTCAGTTGCTGGAGGCCGGTCGGTTGTCCTCCTGGCTGATCCTGGGGGGTATTGCCGTCAACGCCGCCATTCCTCCGCTCCACGCCTGGCTTTCCGACGCCTATCCCAAGGCCACCGTGACCGGTGCGGTCTTCCTGAGCGCTTTCACCACCAAGTCGGCGGTTTACCTGCTTGCACGAGTCGCGCCGGGTTGGGAGATTCTGATTACGCTGGGAGTCATCATGGCTCTCTACGGGGTCATATTCGCCGTTCTGGCCAACAACATCCGCGAGATCCTGGCCTACCACATCATCAGCCAGGTGGGATACATGGTTGCGGGAGTCGGTATCGGAACGCCGTTGGCTCTCAACGGTGCCGTTGCCCACGCCTTCAGCCATATCCTCTACAAGGCTCTCCTGTTCATGGGCGCCGGCATGGTCCTGCACGCGACCGGTAGGAGTCGGCTTACCGAACTGGGAGGATTGGCCGGGAAGATGCCTCTCACGCTGTGGCTCTATATGGTGGGCGCCTTCTCCATTTCGGGCTTTCCGCTCTTCAATGGCTTTATCAGCAAGTCAATGGTGGTCAGCGCCGCCCTCGATGCCCGTTACCAGACTGCCTACCTGCTGCTGGTCCTGGCATCGGTGGGAACGTTTCTCTCGATCGGTCTCAAGCTTCCCTATTTCACCTGGTTCGGCCGCAGCCCTCAAGAGTCGGGAGTGTCGCGCCCTCCCATTAACATGCACCTGGCTATGGGGTTGTTGGCCCTGCTTTGTATCGGCTTCGGAGTCTTTCCCTCGCTGCTGTACGCTGAGCTGCCCTACGGTGCGAGCTACCGGCCCTACACCATCCCTCACCTGGTGGAGAGCATTCAATTGCTCGCCGCGACCTTTTTCGGTTTCTGGTGGTTCCGCTCGAGGCTGGCCGGCCAGCCGACGTTGACACTGGACACCGATTGGTTCTATCGTCGACCGGCAGGCTGGGTTCGTCGATGTCTGGTTGGCGGGGTGAGCCAACTTTTCGAGCGGGCTGACGCTGGAATTCTGGCTGGTATCGGTTGGCTGGCGCCGAAATTTCGGGACCCCTCCCTTTGGTTTGGCCGCAGGGCGGAGCCCGAGCAGGAGCCGGCAATCTCCAGCGACGACCCCGATGCGACACGGCCTGAACTGGAGTTCGCCGTGACTCTGGTGCTCCTCAGTGTGCTCCTGTTCACGGCAGCGGCATTCTTCCGATAG
- the ftcD gene encoding glutamate formimidoyltransferase translates to MKTIVECVPNFSEGRDPRVIDRIASAIDSVAGVGILHRTMDADHHRAVITFVGDSEGVAEGALRAIGKAAELIDLNRHSGVHPRIGAADVVPFVPVSNVNLQDCALIAQAVGQEAYRRFGIPVYLYGAAALQPERTRLENVRRGQFEGLRSELAGPTQRLPDFGGPGCHPTAGATAVGARKFLVAYNVNLATADICPARHIARKIRSSSGGLPHVKAMGVRLKTRDQVQVSINLTDFEISSIHRVFQVVCQEAERLGTRVSDSEIVGLVPQRALPPSFQSSLQLKDFRPDLVFENRLADYLKQTLRLRKS, encoded by the coding sequence ATGAAAACGATCGTTGAATGTGTCCCCAACTTCAGCGAGGGCAGAGATCCGCGGGTGATCGACCGTATCGCCTCCGCTATCGACTCGGTTGCCGGCGTGGGGATTCTGCACCGCACCATGGATGCCGACCACCACCGCGCCGTCATTACTTTTGTGGGCGACAGCGAAGGCGTTGCCGAGGGAGCCTTGAGGGCGATAGGCAAAGCGGCTGAACTGATTGACCTCAATCGGCATTCCGGCGTCCACCCGCGCATCGGAGCCGCCGATGTGGTTCCCTTCGTCCCGGTCAGCAACGTGAATCTGCAGGATTGCGCGCTGATTGCTCAAGCCGTAGGCCAGGAAGCCTACCGCCGTTTCGGCATCCCGGTCTATCTCTACGGGGCCGCGGCCCTGCAACCTGAACGGACCCGGTTGGAAAACGTGCGCCGCGGCCAGTTTGAGGGGTTGCGTTCCGAGCTGGCCGGTCCGACCCAACGACTGCCCGACTTCGGTGGCCCCGGATGCCATCCCACTGCCGGGGCGACGGCTGTCGGCGCCCGCAAGTTCCTGGTCGCTTACAACGTCAACCTGGCGACCGCGGATATCTGTCCGGCCAGGCATATTGCCCGCAAGATCCGATCTTCCAGCGGCGGACTTCCCCATGTCAAGGCAATGGGAGTGCGCCTGAAGACCCGGGACCAGGTCCAAGTTTCCATTAACCTGACCGACTTCGAGATCAGCTCGATCCATAGGGTCTTCCAGGTCGTCTGCCAGGAGGCCGAGCGGCTGGGAACCCGGGTGTCGGACAGTGAAATCGTCGGACTGGTTCCGCAGCGAGCCTTGCCCCCCTCCTTCCAATCGTCGCTGCAACTGAAGGACTTCCGGCCCGATCTCGTCTTCGAGAATCGCCTGGCTGATTACTTGAAACAAACGCTGCGTCTCAGGAAGTCGTAG